In the genome of Halapricum salinum, one region contains:
- a CDS encoding aminotransferase class III-fold pyridoxal phosphate-dependent enzyme yields the protein MDRETATPTVTSMPGERAAEFVEHVHEHAAPSTHVYEFVWQYTEEAIGPFCTDVDGNVLMDFTGHVGAAPLGYNNPTIRDRLAEFDLVDPMKIAGQDFYASAGEADLPGPDALMERLTEICDHYDMDRVFLSNSGAEAVENALKICYDDTGGKYGITFEGAFHGRTLGALSLNRSKEVYRREFPEIASVHDAPFCRDRHCDPQSCECGFFAGDTSQLRRMLDPETGHVNADEVAYLILEPIQGEGGYHVPSEAFMDEIAALQDEHGFPIIADEIQSGLGRTGEMWASDHYAIEPDVIAAAKGLRVGATVAPQDVFPGEKSRLSSTWGAGDILASIQGSLTIDIIREQNLTDNATEQGQHFREALRAELPSAVVEDVRGKGLMIGVEFDTKQRREAVQEAAFERGLLTLGAGYKTIRLLPPLDVTSREIELATEVFAEVVEAVSPAGR from the coding sequence ATGGATCGGGAGACAGCGACGCCGACGGTCACGTCGATGCCGGGCGAACGGGCGGCCGAGTTCGTCGAGCACGTTCACGAACACGCCGCGCCGAGCACGCACGTCTACGAGTTCGTCTGGCAGTACACCGAGGAAGCGATCGGTCCGTTCTGCACCGACGTCGACGGCAACGTTCTCATGGACTTCACCGGTCACGTCGGGGCCGCCCCGCTGGGCTACAACAACCCCACCATCCGGGATCGACTCGCGGAGTTCGACCTCGTCGATCCGATGAAGATCGCCGGCCAGGACTTCTACGCCTCCGCAGGTGAGGCCGACCTCCCGGGCCCCGACGCACTAATGGAACGACTCACCGAGATCTGCGACCACTACGACATGGACCGGGTCTTCCTCTCGAACTCCGGGGCCGAAGCGGTCGAGAACGCACTCAAGATCTGCTACGACGACACCGGCGGCAAGTACGGAATCACATTCGAAGGGGCGTTTCACGGCCGGACGCTCGGCGCGCTCTCACTGAATCGCTCCAAAGAAGTCTATCGCCGCGAGTTCCCCGAGATTGCAAGCGTCCACGACGCGCCGTTCTGTCGGGACCGACACTGCGATCCCCAGTCGTGTGAGTGTGGCTTCTTCGCGGGCGACACCTCCCAACTGCGGCGGATGCTCGACCCCGAGACGGGCCACGTCAACGCCGACGAAGTCGCCTACCTGATCCTCGAACCGATCCAGGGTGAGGGCGGGTATCACGTCCCGAGCGAGGCGTTCATGGACGAGATCGCCGCCCTGCAGGACGAACACGGCTTCCCGATCATCGCCGACGAGATCCAGTCGGGGCTGGGGCGCACGGGTGAGATGTGGGCCAGCGATCACTACGCGATCGAACCGGACGTCATCGCCGCGGCCAAGGGCCTGCGCGTCGGCGCGACAGTCGCTCCCCAGGACGTCTTCCCGGGCGAGAAGAGCCGCCTGTCCTCGACGTGGGGTGCGGGCGACATACTGGCGTCGATCCAGGGGAGTCTGACGATCGACATCATTCGCGAGCAGAATCTGACCGACAACGCGACCGAGCAGGGCCAGCACTTCCGGGAAGCGCTACGTGCGGAACTCCCCTCGGCAGTCGTCGAGGACGTCCGCGGGAAGGGGTTGATGATCGGTGTCGAGTTCGACACCAAGCAGCGCCGCGAGGCCGTCCAGGAGGCCGCCTTCGAGCGCGGCCTGCTGACGCTCGGGGCGGGCTACAAGACCATCAGGCTGCTCCCGCCATTGGACGTCACGAGTCGCGAGATCGAACTGGCGACCGAGGTGTTCGCCGAGGTAGTCGAGGCGGTGTCGCCAGCCGGTCGATGA
- a CDS encoding PadR family transcriptional regulator — translation MYDLTGFQRDLLYVIAGKEEPHGLAIKEELEEYYEKEIHHGRLYPNLDTLVDKGLVEKGQRDRRTNYYSLTRRGRREIEARREWEQQYIDL, via the coding sequence ATGTACGACTTGACAGGATTTCAGCGTGACCTCCTATATGTCATCGCAGGCAAAGAGGAGCCACACGGACTCGCGATCAAAGAGGAACTCGAAGAGTACTACGAGAAAGAGATCCACCATGGACGCCTCTATCCGAATCTGGATACGCTAGTAGACAAGGGTCTGGTCGAGAAAGGACAACGCGACCGGCGGACAAACTACTACAGTCTGACGCGACGCGGGCGACGCGAGATCGAGGCGCGTCGCGAGTGGGAACAGCAGTATATCGACCTCTAA
- a CDS encoding amphi-Trp domain-containing protein codes for MPEKVLFKSEQVASRGDVAAYLRTVADKLDAGDALTLESGSESVSLDPPQSVEFEVKAEHEGPAEAGELSVEFEIEWDVDGSDGSLEIK; via the coding sequence ATGCCCGAAAAAGTTCTCTTCAAGTCCGAACAGGTCGCGAGTCGAGGCGATGTCGCCGCGTATTTACGAACGGTCGCGGACAAACTCGACGCAGGAGACGCGCTGACGCTCGAAAGCGGTAGCGAGTCTGTTAGTCTCGACCCACCCCAATCCGTAGAGTTCGAGGTGAAAGCCGAACACGAGGGGCCGGCAGAGGCAGGCGAACTGAGCGTCGAGTTCGAGATCGAGTGGGACGTCGACGGGAGCGACGGCTCGCTCGAGATCAAATAG
- the pan2 gene encoding proteasome-activating nucleotidase Pan2 has translation MSRSPSLPDRPTLDLDPEMSPSERLAALEEHYAEVIRVNRELKQQVSAAKQRQEELTEQVDQLERQNDTLKTSSLYIATAEELLDDGVIVKQHGNNQEVLTEVSPQLRSEMEAGDRVAINDSFTVKTRLDSEKDARAQAMEVDASPEVVYDDIGGLEEQTREVREAVEEPLLNAEQFREVGIDPPSGVLLHGPPGTGKTMLAKAVANETDATFIKMAGSELVQKFIGEGAKLVRDLFELAAEREPAIIFIDEIDAIAAKRTESKTSGDAEVQRTMMQLLSEMDGFEDRGEIRIIAATNRFDMLDRAILRPGRFDRLIEVPEPGPEGREQILEIHTREMNLAESVDLDDWAGETAGFTGAELASLTTEAGMFAIRDGRTAVRSEDFEDAIEKVEAEDEDSVGTPVAFN, from the coding sequence ATGTCCCGTAGTCCCTCGCTCCCGGATCGACCCACGCTGGATCTCGATCCCGAAATGTCGCCGTCGGAACGACTGGCGGCGCTCGAAGAGCACTACGCCGAAGTCATTCGGGTGAATCGTGAACTCAAACAACAGGTGTCGGCTGCCAAACAACGCCAGGAGGAGTTGACCGAACAGGTCGACCAACTGGAACGGCAGAACGACACGCTCAAAACGTCCTCGCTGTACATCGCGACGGCCGAGGAGTTGCTCGACGACGGTGTCATCGTCAAGCAACACGGGAACAACCAGGAAGTCCTGACGGAAGTCTCCCCGCAGCTTCGCTCGGAGATGGAAGCCGGCGACCGCGTCGCGATCAACGACTCCTTCACCGTGAAGACGCGTCTGGACAGCGAGAAGGACGCCCGCGCCCAGGCGATGGAAGTCGACGCCTCACCGGAGGTGGTCTACGACGATATCGGCGGCCTCGAAGAGCAGACCCGCGAAGTTCGAGAGGCGGTCGAGGAACCGCTGCTCAACGCCGAGCAGTTCCGCGAGGTCGGTATCGACCCGCCGAGCGGCGTCCTGTTGCACGGCCCGCCCGGCACCGGCAAGACGATGCTCGCGAAGGCTGTCGCCAACGAGACCGACGCCACCTTCATCAAGATGGCCGGTTCGGAACTCGTTCAGAAGTTCATCGGCGAGGGCGCGAAACTGGTGCGGGATCTGTTCGAACTCGCAGCAGAACGCGAGCCGGCGATCATCTTCATCGACGAGATCGACGCGATCGCCGCCAAGCGAACCGAATCGAAGACCTCCGGCGACGCAGAGGTCCAGCGGACGATGATGCAACTTCTCTCGGAGATGGACGGCTTCGAAGACCGTGGCGAGATCAGGATCATCGCCGCGACCAACCGCTTCGACATGCTCGACCGCGCCATCCTCCGACCGGGTCGGTTCGACCGTCTCATCGAGGTTCCCGAACCGGGTCCGGAGGGACGCGAGCAGATTCTGGAGATCCACACCCGCGAGATGAATCTCGCGGAGTCGGTCGATCTGGACGACTGGGCCGGCGAAACGGCGGGCTTCACCGGGGCGGAACTGGCGAGTCTGACGACAGAGGCCGGCATGTTCGCGATACGGGACGGTCGGACAGCGGTCAGATCCGAGGACTTCGAGGACGCGATCGAGAAAGTCGAAGCCGAAGACGAAGACAGCGTGGGCACGCCGGTCGCGTTCAACTGA
- a CDS encoding universal stress protein, with product MHILLPVDGSDQAREACEFVADRFPDDDVTLLHVINPVEAGYSVQASIPTYSEEWYERQQERSEEILEEMAAIVGEARTVERATEVGKPTNTIVRYAEEHDVDQIVMGSHGRSGVTRILLGSVAETVIRRSPVPVTVVR from the coding sequence ATGCACATTCTCCTCCCAGTCGACGGATCCGATCAGGCTCGTGAAGCCTGCGAGTTCGTCGCCGATCGATTCCCCGACGACGACGTGACGCTACTGCACGTGATCAACCCCGTCGAAGCGGGATACAGCGTCCAGGCGTCGATCCCGACCTACTCCGAGGAGTGGTACGAACGTCAGCAGGAACGGTCCGAGGAGATCCTCGAAGAGATGGCAGCGATCGTCGGCGAGGCGCGGACGGTAGAGCGCGCGACTGAGGTCGGCAAACCGACGAATACGATCGTCAGATACGCCGAAGAGCACGACGTCGACCAGATCGTGATGGGGAGCCACGGTCGCTCGGGCGTGACGCGCATCCTGCTCGGGAGCGTGGCGGAGACGGTCATCAGACGGTCACCCGTTCCGGTAACAGTCGTCCGGTAG
- a CDS encoding bifunctional methylenetetrahydrofolate dehydrogenase/methenyltetrahydrofolate cyclohydrolase — MTDVIDGNAVAQGIRDDLRASIDQLEAEDVTPTLATVLMSDDPASETYVSMKQDDCEEVGIEAIDVEIDSDAPAEELFETIDELNADENVDGILVQMPVPEHVDKRAVLEVIDPEKDVDGFHPENVGRLVAGNARYKPCTPHGIQKLLATAGVDTEGKDAVVVGRSDIVGKPMANLFMQKADGGNATVTVCHSRTENLAEKTRDADIVVAAAGVPEMIDGSMLSEGVVVIDVGINRVDADTEKGYELIGDVEYDSAKDKASAITPVPGGVGPMTRAMLLYNTVKAAGRQSGVDIELP, encoded by the coding sequence ATGACAGACGTCATCGACGGTAACGCCGTCGCCCAGGGGATCCGCGACGACTTGCGCGCCAGCATCGACCAGCTCGAAGCCGAAGACGTGACGCCGACGCTGGCGACCGTCCTGATGAGCGACGACCCGGCCAGCGAGACCTACGTCTCGATGAAGCAGGACGATTGCGAAGAAGTCGGCATCGAGGCCATCGACGTCGAGATCGATTCCGACGCGCCGGCCGAGGAACTGTTCGAGACGATCGACGAACTGAACGCCGACGAGAACGTCGACGGCATCCTCGTCCAGATGCCCGTCCCGGAGCACGTCGACAAGCGCGCGGTCCTGGAAGTGATCGACCCCGAGAAGGACGTCGACGGTTTCCACCCCGAGAACGTGGGTCGACTCGTCGCCGGGAACGCCCGATACAAACCCTGTACGCCCCACGGCATCCAGAAGTTGCTGGCTACCGCTGGCGTCGACACTGAAGGGAAAGACGCCGTCGTCGTCGGTCGTTCGGACATCGTCGGTAAGCCGATGGCGAACCTCTTCATGCAGAAGGCCGACGGCGGTAACGCGACGGTGACGGTCTGTCACTCCCGGACCGAGAACCTTGCCGAGAAGACCCGCGACGCGGACATCGTCGTCGCGGCGGCGGGCGTCCCGGAGATGATCGACGGGTCGATGCTCTCGGAGGGCGTCGTCGTCATCGACGTCGGGATCAACCGCGTCGACGCCGACACCGAGAAGGGCTACGAACTGATCGGCGACGTCGAGTACGACAGCGCCAAAGACAAAGCCAGCGCGATCACGCCCGTTCCGGGCGGCGTCGGCCCGATGACCCGGGCGATGCTACTGTACAACACGGTCAAGGCCGCCGGCCGACAGTCCGGCGTCGACATCGAATTACCCTAA
- a CDS encoding YcaO-like family protein: protein MTVGLVGSGPAAAAVTTALADVDVSVTQTDPAELDTTELAIVVGITGDQVFRQVTDTLEATPWIAVELGGVGSYPVVDAAITGFGPETACYSCLEGRIESNVDPDEQPTAAPAIPQQRFAGAIAGRAAARVLTDGDRDVFGQVQTIPEATHPLLALPGCACGESPERTLEWTVSDRDVDEALASAELALDERTGLVNEVGEVESYPVPYYLARGCDTSGFSDATASREAAGVAGDWNAALMKALGEALERYCAGVYRLADLREASPADLDDPVLPSAFVTPDLLDDDRTRHWIEGQDLQEKRDVWLPAELVQYPPPEREIRPAITTGLGLGNGTVEAMLSGLYEVLERDATMLAWYSSFEPLGLAVADEQFQTIASRTRAEGLSVTPLLVTQDVDVPVVAVAVHREGEWPRFALGSAADLDPAAAARSALSEAVQNWLELRGMGREAAADASGAIGWYADFPEEIETFVDVDRSVSAADVGPEELPTGGDELERVLDRLDEAELSAYASRITTRDVDSIGFEAVRVLCPKAQPLFFDDAYFGERARTVPESLGFEPRLDREHHPFP, encoded by the coding sequence ATGACAGTAGGTCTCGTCGGGTCCGGCCCAGCGGCCGCGGCAGTGACGACCGCGCTCGCTGACGTGGACGTCTCGGTCACGCAGACGGATCCGGCCGAACTCGACACGACGGAGCTGGCGATTGTCGTTGGTATCACCGGCGATCAGGTGTTCAGACAGGTCACCGACACGCTCGAAGCCACACCGTGGATCGCCGTCGAGCTTGGCGGCGTGGGTAGCTACCCTGTGGTCGACGCGGCGATCACCGGATTCGGTCCCGAGACAGCCTGTTATTCGTGTCTCGAAGGACGGATCGAGTCGAACGTCGATCCAGACGAACAGCCGACGGCCGCGCCGGCGATCCCACAGCAACGATTCGCGGGCGCGATCGCCGGTCGCGCGGCTGCGAGGGTGCTGACCGATGGTGATAGGGACGTCTTCGGGCAGGTACAGACGATTCCCGAGGCGACACATCCGTTGCTCGCACTGCCGGGCTGTGCGTGTGGTGAGTCCCCCGAGCGGACGCTGGAGTGGACGGTCAGTGACAGAGACGTCGACGAAGCGCTCGCGAGCGCGGAACTGGCCCTGGACGAGCGAACGGGACTGGTCAACGAAGTCGGCGAGGTCGAGTCGTATCCAGTCCCCTACTATCTCGCTCGTGGGTGTGATACGAGCGGGTTCAGCGACGCGACGGCCAGTCGGGAGGCCGCGGGCGTCGCGGGCGACTGGAACGCGGCATTGATGAAAGCCCTGGGTGAGGCACTCGAACGCTACTGTGCGGGCGTCTATCGACTCGCCGACCTGCGGGAGGCCTCGCCCGCAGACCTCGACGATCCAGTGTTGCCCTCGGCGTTCGTGACGCCGGATCTGCTCGACGACGACCGCACCCGGCACTGGATCGAGGGCCAGGACCTGCAGGAGAAGCGAGACGTCTGGTTGCCGGCCGAACTGGTCCAGTATCCGCCGCCGGAACGGGAGATCAGGCCGGCGATAACGACGGGGCTCGGACTCGGGAACGGAACCGTCGAGGCCATGCTCTCGGGGTTGTACGAGGTGCTCGAACGGGATGCGACGATGCTCGCGTGGTACTCCTCGTTCGAACCGCTGGGGTTGGCGGTCGCAGACGAGCAGTTCCAGACGATCGCCTCCCGGACCAGAGCGGAGGGGCTGTCGGTGACGCCGCTGTTGGTGACCCAGGACGTCGACGTTCCCGTGGTCGCCGTGGCGGTCCACCGAGAGGGCGAGTGGCCGCGGTTCGCGCTCGGATCTGCCGCCGACCTCGACCCGGCGGCTGCGGCCCGGTCGGCGCTGTCGGAAGCCGTCCAGAACTGGCTGGAACTGCGCGGGATGGGTCGGGAGGCAGCGGCCGACGCCAGCGGTGCTATCGGCTGGTACGCCGACTTCCCCGAGGAGATCGAGACCTTCGTCGACGTCGATCGATCCGTCTCGGCGGCTGACGTCGGTCCCGAGGAGCTGCCGACCGGTGGGGACGAACTCGAACGCGTTCTCGACCGTCTCGACGAGGCAGAGCTGTCGGCGTACGCGAGTCGGATCACGACTCGGGACGTGGACTCGATCGGATTCGAGGCCGTGCGCGTACTCTGTCCGAAAGCCCAGCCGCTCTTTTTCGACGACGCGTACTTCGGCGAGCGCGCCCGGACCGTCCCGGAGTCACTCGGGTTCGAACCGCGGCTGGATCGCGAACATCATCCCTTCCCGTAG
- a CDS encoding DUF7117 family protein codes for MKVRGARECQSCGSQWSYYETGSIECPDCGSLRSVGIDERTEHTDSPVTLSLSPVVERIDGDALAEVATDAADRCQEYVRKRGFVDAGDLKPLDATYVAAVELRYVASELARSMRVSEEEELYFLSLLRGAEAGERPPPAEVPASLADARGLATAAVVDAYRRDLVRYLDEQPDQTARTVLGRIVDHKKRIEALDGAVEVATAETLLQALVDLSHYAALDDEPALASAQERLDSLSR; via the coding sequence ATGAAGGTTCGAGGGGCGCGTGAGTGCCAATCCTGCGGGTCCCAGTGGTCCTACTACGAGACCGGTTCGATCGAGTGTCCCGACTGCGGCAGCCTCCGAAGTGTGGGCATCGACGAGCGAACCGAACACACCGATAGTCCGGTCACGCTGTCACTGTCGCCGGTCGTCGAGCGGATCGATGGCGATGCGCTCGCGGAGGTCGCGACCGACGCCGCAGATCGTTGCCAGGAGTACGTCCGCAAGCGCGGCTTCGTCGATGCAGGTGATCTCAAGCCGCTCGACGCCACGTACGTCGCAGCCGTCGAGTTACGCTACGTCGCTAGCGAACTCGCCCGGTCGATGCGCGTGAGCGAGGAGGAAGAGCTGTACTTCCTGTCGTTACTCCGGGGGGCCGAGGCTGGTGAGCGCCCGCCGCCAGCGGAGGTTCCGGCGTCGCTCGCCGACGCACGCGGACTCGCGACGGCGGCTGTCGTCGACGCCTATCGTCGCGATCTGGTCCGGTATCTCGACGAGCAGCCCGACCAGACCGCCCGAACCGTCCTCGGACGGATCGTCGATCACAAGAAGCGGATCGAAGCTCTCGACGGCGCGGTCGAGGTCGCGACCGCCGAGACACTGCTGCAAGCGCTAGTCGATCTGAGCCACTACGCGGCGCTCGACGACGAACCGGCGCTCGCGTCCGCACAGGAGCGACTCGACAGTCTAAGCCGTTAG
- the tbsP gene encoding transcriptional regulator TbsP: protein MVSQNLLESEIENILRTTLTSAGELVVVNPSPETIRELVSSMDGIEEVPVVNVLADERNLKDVMDDFLVASSAADLVASDVLSLRVLDGEPVNSLLVSPDAVISLVSAGDQVAGLTTTDEAFVEEAYDYYKSRWEDAEEFSLRTPPLSTVQETLISDIGDDAAADFDAVLDSLQTARGDGDGLDEVTISLLVAAKNGELLYDISKWGEDIGLASKATFSRTKTQLEDRGLIDTEKVPIDVGRPRLRLKLGDERLTKADADELASVAQSLIAS from the coding sequence ATGGTCAGCCAAAACCTCCTTGAATCGGAAATCGAAAACATCCTGCGGACGACACTCACGAGCGCCGGCGAGCTCGTCGTCGTCAACCCCTCCCCGGAGACGATCCGTGAATTGGTGTCGTCGATGGATGGCATCGAGGAGGTCCCCGTAGTGAACGTACTCGCCGACGAGCGCAATCTCAAGGACGTCATGGACGACTTCCTGGTAGCGAGTTCGGCCGCCGACCTCGTCGCGTCGGACGTGCTCTCGCTTCGCGTGCTCGACGGAGAACCAGTCAACTCCCTGCTCGTCTCACCGGACGCGGTCATCTCACTGGTCAGCGCGGGCGATCAGGTGGCCGGTCTGACGACGACGGACGAAGCGTTCGTCGAAGAGGCATACGACTACTACAAGAGCCGCTGGGAAGACGCCGAGGAGTTCTCGCTGCGCACCCCGCCGCTGTCGACCGTTCAGGAGACCCTGATCAGCGACATCGGTGACGACGCTGCAGCGGACTTCGACGCCGTGTTGGACTCGTTGCAGACCGCCCGCGGCGACGGCGACGGACTGGACGAGGTAACGATCAGTCTGCTCGTCGCCGCGAAGAACGGCGAACTGCTGTACGACATCAGCAAGTGGGGCGAGGACATCGGCCTCGCGAGCAAGGCGACGTTCTCGCGGACGAAGACCCAGCTCGAAGACCGTGGCCTGATCGACACCGAGAAGGTGCCGATCGACGTCGGGCGACCGCGCCTGCGTCTGAAGCTCGGCGACGAGCGTCTCACCAAGGCCGACGCCGACGAACTGGCGAGCGTCGCCCAGAGCCTGATTGCATCGTAA
- the glyA gene encoding serine hydroxymethyltransferase, which translates to MDYDEVRAIDPEVAAALSGEVERQNETLAMIASENHVSEAVLEAQSSVLTNKYAEGYPGSRYYGGCEYADEIEQLAIDRAKDLWGADHVNVQPHSGSQANMGVYLAVLEPGDKILSLDLTHGGHLSHGHPANFAGQVYDVEQYEVDAESGYLDYEGLAEQAEEFEPDIIVSGYSAYPREVDFERIQDVADDVDAYHLADIAHITGLVAAGVHESPVGVADFVTGSTHKTIRSGRGGIIMCDEEYADDVDSAVFPGSQGGPLMHNVAGKAVGFKEALQPEFEEYAAQTVENARALADRLQSHGLELVSGGTDNHLVLIDLRPSHPDTTGKEVEEALEDAGIVLNANTVPGETRSAFNPSGIRAGTPALTTRGFDEEACREVGDLIAKIVDAPGDENVVAEVSERVAELTDEFPLYDDDEPLYE; encoded by the coding sequence ATGGACTACGACGAAGTGCGTGCGATCGATCCGGAAGTCGCGGCGGCGCTTTCCGGCGAGGTCGAGCGGCAGAACGAGACACTGGCGATGATCGCCAGCGAGAACCACGTCAGCGAGGCCGTCCTCGAAGCCCAGAGTTCGGTCCTGACCAACAAGTACGCCGAAGGCTATCCCGGCTCGCGGTACTACGGCGGCTGTGAGTACGCCGACGAAATCGAGCAGCTCGCGATCGACCGTGCGAAAGACCTCTGGGGAGCCGACCACGTCAACGTCCAGCCCCACTCGGGCAGCCAGGCCAACATGGGTGTCTACCTCGCCGTGCTCGAACCCGGCGACAAGATTCTCTCGCTGGATCTGACCCACGGCGGCCACCTGTCCCACGGCCACCCTGCGAACTTCGCGGGCCAGGTCTACGACGTCGAACAGTACGAGGTCGACGCCGAGTCGGGCTACCTCGACTACGAGGGGCTGGCCGAGCAGGCCGAGGAGTTCGAGCCGGACATCATCGTCTCGGGATACTCCGCGTACCCGCGTGAGGTCGACTTCGAGCGTATCCAGGACGTGGCCGACGACGTCGACGCCTACCACCTCGCAGACATCGCCCACATCACCGGGCTGGTCGCCGCTGGCGTCCACGAATCTCCCGTGGGCGTCGCCGACTTCGTCACCGGCTCGACGCACAAGACCATCCGCTCGGGGCGGGGCGGCATCATCATGTGCGACGAGGAGTACGCCGACGACGTCGACTCGGCCGTCTTCCCCGGCAGCCAGGGCGGCCCGCTGATGCACAACGTCGCCGGCAAGGCCGTCGGCTTCAAAGAGGCACTCCAACCGGAATTCGAGGAGTACGCGGCCCAGACCGTCGAGAACGCCAGAGCGCTGGCCGACCGGCTCCAGAGCCACGGACTCGAACTCGTCTCCGGTGGCACGGACAACCACCTCGTCCTGATCGATCTTCGTCCCTCTCATCCCGACACGACGGGTAAGGAGGTCGAGGAAGCGCTCGAAGACGCCGGGATCGTTCTCAACGCCAACACCGTCCCCGGCGAAACGCGCTCGGCGTTCAATCCCTCGGGTATCCGCGCCGGGACACCCGCGCTCACGACGCGCGGCTTCGACGAGGAAGCATGTCGCGAGGTCGGCGACCTGATCGCGAAAATCGTCGACGCACCCGGTGACGAGAACGTCGTCGCCGAGGTCAGCGAGCGCGTCGCCGAACTCACTGACGAGTTCCCGCTGTACGACGACGACGAGCCGCTGTACGAGTGA
- a CDS encoding DUF63 family protein gives MDVIDRIGAVRLWVAAFLASVAGLATGSTLAHRTVYDGFIWRYFWGPVAADAHNAQCAINDGESVTYGYADAVCTGVPSDAFVATPGYTAVSEVGYMIVGLFFLLGVILLLRRLNLGHNRNLFFGLVPFMLFGGVLRVVEDANDSVMGPNFGGEALIPYPTNTLLISPIIYFTVFFVTLGALLSSVALSRRDYVDSYPKTLGIIGAVLFVLTFASLIIVSVLRDSVGFYPSFLLVTVGLASVIAYGIYWLAERFAPEINRGTGYIGLVVVWSHAIDGVANVLASDWSDVFGLPFGYVPKHPANATVISITDSVLPASVTDVIGTSWPFLLIKIVVAVAIVWLFTDDFMEESPRYAIVMLMAIAAVGLGPGTRDMIRATFGI, from the coding sequence ATGGACGTCATCGATCGGATCGGCGCGGTGCGGCTGTGGGTCGCCGCCTTCCTCGCGAGTGTCGCGGGACTGGCCACCGGGTCGACCCTCGCACATCGGACAGTGTACGACGGGTTCATCTGGCGGTACTTCTGGGGCCCGGTCGCCGCGGACGCACACAACGCCCAGTGTGCCATCAACGACGGCGAATCAGTAACCTACGGATACGCTGACGCCGTCTGCACTGGTGTCCCGTCCGACGCGTTCGTCGCGACGCCCGGATACACCGCCGTCTCGGAAGTCGGCTACATGATCGTCGGGCTGTTCTTCCTGCTCGGCGTGATCCTGCTGTTGCGTCGACTCAACCTCGGCCACAACCGCAATCTCTTCTTCGGGCTCGTGCCGTTCATGCTGTTCGGCGGCGTCCTCCGGGTCGTCGAGGACGCAAACGACAGTGTCATGGGTCCGAACTTCGGCGGGGAAGCACTCATCCCCTATCCGACCAACACCCTGTTGATCAGTCCGATAATCTACTTCACCGTCTTCTTCGTCACGCTGGGCGCGCTGCTGAGTAGCGTCGCTCTCTCCAGGCGGGACTACGTCGACTCCTACCCGAAGACGCTCGGGATCATCGGAGCGGTCCTGTTCGTGCTCACCTTCGCCAGTCTGATCATCGTCTCGGTCCTCCGCGACTCCGTCGGGTTCTACCCATCCTTCCTGCTGGTGACCGTTGGACTCGCCTCCGTGATCGCCTACGGGATCTACTGGCTGGCCGAGCGATTCGCCCCCGAGATCAACCGCGGCACCGGCTACATCGGGCTGGTCGTCGTCTGGTCACACGCCATCGACGGCGTCGCGAACGTCCTCGCCTCCGACTGGTCGGACGTCTTCGGGTTGCCCTTCGGGTACGTCCCGAAACACCCGGCCAACGCGACCGTCATCTCGATCACCGACTCGGTGCTCCCCGCCTCCGTCACGGACGTCATCGGCACCTCGTGGCCGTTCCTGCTGATCAAGATCGTCGTCGCCGTCGCCATCGTCTGGCTGTTCACCGACGACTTCATGGAGGAGAGTCCGCGCTACGCGATCGTGATGCTGATGGCGATTGCAGCAGTCGGCCTCGGTCCCGGGACGCGGGACATGATCCGCGCGACGTTCGGAATCTGA